From the genome of Gracilinanus agilis isolate LMUSP501 chromosome 2, AgileGrace, whole genome shotgun sequence, one region includes:
- the ANKRD34C gene encoding ankyrin repeat domain-containing protein 34C — protein sequence MDETTELRTDGNSLLKAVWLGRLRLTRLLLEGGAYINESNDKGETALMVACITKHVDQQSISKSKMVKYLLDNRADPNIQDKSGKTALIHACIRKAGGEVVSLLLENGADPSLEDRSGASALVYAINADDKDTLTHLLKACKAKGKEVIIITTDKSSSGTKTTKQYLNIPPSPKFEDRQSPALCMSPSDIELKAPNLGSPSREKEDDFFSLHSGRSSGCHSIKVPSEALSPTRKVGNLKRARLPQLKRLQSEPWGLIAPSVLAASSHQEETKSVCADDEIIMGINDLSFPKRAPLSRNNSIEGKDSTLFPTVTDQVLKIPSTSAPASWKAAYEKNQPIHQRLARRSTLPAEQDNSSITTSGSATIKDSTSLRRLENGHYDSDIQLGGDSPNSMSLDNSKVPMDRKKLNSSHLALFNGSRESLDGVPSTSPGSVRRRPPNLLERRGSGTLLLDHISHTRPGFLPPLNVNPNPPIPDIRSSSKPSSPLASGLKPMVPVAPNSPKRVDLRNKKKLIRRYSMQVEQMKQLSDFEEIVT from the coding sequence ATGGATGAAACCACAGAACTGAGGACAGATGGAAATTCACTCTTAAAAGCTGTATGGCTAGGAAGGCTTAGGCTGACAAGACTCCTACTGGAAGGGGGAGCCTACATCAATGAAAGTAATGACAAAGGGGAGACGGCACTCATGGTGGCATGCATCACTAAGCATGTAGACCAACAGAGCATCAGTAAGTCCAAGATGGTAAAATACCTGTTAGACAATAGAGCAGACCCTAACATTCAGGATAAATCAGGAAAAACTGCTCTGATCCATGCCTGCATTAGGAAAGCTGGAGGGGAGGTAGTCTCCTTGTTACTGGAAAATGGTGCTGATCCTAGTTTAGAAGACCGTTCTGGAGCATCGGCTCTGGTTTATGCCATTAATGCTGATGACAAGGATACTCTGACACATCTCCTAAAGGCCTGCAAAGCAAAGGGAAAGGAGGTGATAATCATCACTACTGATAAATCATCTTCAGGCACCAAAACAACTAAACAGTATCTTAACATCCCACCCTCACCGAAGTTTGAAGATAGGCAATCACCTGCTTTGTGCATGTCCCCATCTGACATTGAATTAAAGGCACCAAATTTGGGATCTCCTTccagagaaaaggaagatgatttcTTTAGCCTTCATTCAGGGCGTTCAAGTGGGTGCCATTCTATAAAGGTCCCCAGTGAGGCTTTGTCACCCACCAGAAAAGTAGGTAACCTCAAAAGAGCCCGCTTGCCCCAGTTGAAGAGGCTACAGTCAGAACCCTGGGGCTTGATTGCACCATCTGTGCTAGCAGCTTCTTCCCATCAGGAAGAGACCAAAAGTGTCTGTGCAGATGATGAAATCATCATGGGCATCAATGACTTGTCCTTCCCCAAAAGGGCGCCCCTCTCCAGGAATAACAGCATTGAAGGCAAAGACTCCACTCTCTTCCCCACTGTCACTGATCAAGTTTTGAAGATCCCATCCACTTCTGCACCAGCATCGTGGAAAGCAGCCTATGAGAAAAATCAGCCCATTCATCAGCGTCTAGCCAGAAGAAGTACTCTTCCTGCTGAGCAAGATAATTCAAGCATCACCACCTCCGGATCAGCCACCATCAAGGATTCAACTTCTCTCAGAAGGTTAGAAAATGGTCACTATGATTCAGATATACAGCTCGGTGGTGACTCACCAAATTCCATGTCCCTTGATAATAGCAAAGTACCAATGGATAGGAAAAAACTCAACAGCTCTCACTTGGCTTTATTTAATGGCTCTCGGGAATCTCTTGATGGGGTGCCTAGCACTTCCCCAGGCTCGGTTCGTCGCAGGCCCCCCAATTTGTTGGAAAGACGGGGTTCTGGAACTCTTTTACTTGATCATATTTCTCATACCAGGCCTGGATTTTTGCCACCTTTAAATGTGAATCCTAATCCACCCATTCCTGATATCAGGTCCAGCAGTAAACCTTCTTCCCCACTTGCTAGTGGCTTAAAACCTATGGTCCCTGTTGCTCCAAATTCACCAAAGAGAGttgatt